CGAGGGTGTCCATCTCCTGCTCGGCGGCCCGTTCGACCAGCGTGTGCGGGTGCGAGGCGCCGTACTGCAGGGAGTAGCCGGAGGCCACGTGGAGATGGACGAACGGGTCGGACATGAGCCTGCCTCGCGGACTGTGTCGACCCCAGCACCGTGATGGAGTGATCGAACAGGTGTTCGATAACTCCATCACTCTAACCCCCGCGACAGGGAGGTCGCAAGCCGTTCAGCTCCAGATCGCGGCCGCCCACTGGGGGTGATCGATGAACGGGTTCCGGTCGTGCTGGTAGGTGCCGAAGATGATGTCGTTGCGTCACATCTCCCCCGCGTCGGGCGGGTCCTGCTGGCTCCACTGGAGCATGAGCGAGAGCTTGCCGATGTGGGGCGCTGAACCGTTGCCTGGTCAGGTCGTCGACCTCGAGGTCGGCGAAGCCGTCGTCGCCCTCGTAGCGCACCGAGATGTAGAAGATCATCCGCGCGACACCCTTGACCGCGTCGCGCGGCTCCCAGGAGTCGCCGTCGGCGTAGTTGCCGGGCGCCTCGGCGTTCTGGGTGCCGCCCGCGTCGAAGTCGAGGTTGCCGCGCGCGCCGTTGACCGTCACGTCCTCGGGCCGTCGGTAGTGGATGTTGGTGCCCGGACCGGTCGCCGTACCGAAGTCTCCGTGCGACTTGGCCCAGACGTGCTCGCGATTCAGTCGTCGACACCTCCACCGTTGGCCGACTTGGGCATCGACTTGCCGCTGTAGAGGGTCTTGATGTTGTTGGCGTTGACGGGGTCCTGGTCGGTGGCCTTCAGGGCGTTCCAGACACTGTCGTAGGACAGCTTGGTCACGCCTGAGGAGATGATCGAGTGCAGGGCAGACTCCAGCTGCGGGCCGGTCTTGCCCAGTGCCGCTGCGTAGTAGTCGTCGTGGTCGCCCGGGTCACCCGGGTCGGTGCCCGACGCGAACGCGAAGGCGCTGGCACCGGTCAGGCCCGGGTGGGAGAAGTACGCCCCCAGCACTGTCGGCCAGCGCCAGCGCCTAGCCGGAACCGTCGCGACCGAGCCGTTCTGCGTGGCTCGCGCCTGGGCAACGCTCAGCGGTGCCGCAGCGGTGAGGGCCGTGGCCGACCTCGGCGCCGGCACGGCCTGCGCCGACTGCGTGAGGGGTACGACGGCAGCCAGGGCCGCCAGCATCGTGACGAGAAGGGTGGCGATCGCGGGCGCGGTGCGCGCGCGGTGCGTCCCGAGAGGTTGGTGCACAGCTGGCCGGGGCTCCCCGATGAAGCCCATGACCGGTGGGCAGAGACTAGCGCCCGATCAGGCGACTCCGGCGCGTCCGCCGGTGACGACCAGCCGCTTCTCGAGCGGCGCGTGCGGCACCAGGCCGAGCGCCGACTCGATGATGCCGAGGAACCGGTCGGCGTCACGGACCAGGTCGTCGGCCTCGCGCTCGGTGACCGCGCGGGTGGAGCCGGCCTCGGCGGCCGCGCGCTTGCTCGCGCCGGCGGCGAAGAAGGTCGCCCACTCGGCCAGCTCGGGGGCGACGTCGGCCAGCAGCACCCAGGCGTTCTTCTGCCTCCGTCGCCCGGGCGACGGATGGGCGCGGGCCGCGAGCAGCGCGGCCGTGGCCCGCAGTGCTGCCACGTGGGCGCAGGCGTAGCGAGTCGGCACGTCGGCCGCGGTGATCGACTCCTGCAGCGACTCGGCCGAGCGGGCGAGGTAGGAGTGAGTGGTGGCTGGGAGCAGGTAGGGGTTCACGTCGCTCGCCGACATCAGTCGACACAGCCGACGAGTGACCAGCGGCCGTCGGACCAGTCGAAGGAGAGGTCGAAGACGCCGCCGCCGTCGGAGGTGGCACTGCCCCGGCCGGCATGCACGCGCCACAGCTCGCGCTCGATGAGCAGGTCGTCGGCACCTCGGTCGATGACCGTGTCGCCAGCGTCGATGCCGGGCCCGTCGTCGGTGCCGACCACGGCGCGCACCCCCGCTGACTGCCACCAGGGCGCGGTCTCCACCCAGTGCGCCACCACCGAGCGGACCTTCCACAACCGGCCGCGCCACAGGAACTGCTCGGGCCCCTCCTCGGCCGTGTCGGGCTCTCCACCGATGCGTCCCCTGCGGACCTCAACGGGGTCGTCGTACCGCCTCATCTGGCTCTCCTGTCAGCGTGGTCGACCCCGGCCAACCCCGGTGACGGTGGGGGTCGAGGTCACCGCCACCGAGGCTGCATCGAACAGTTGTTCGAACAACGCCAAGGTACACCGGCCCACCGACAGTCCGTCAATGGTCTGGCAGCGAGTGCTTCAGAACGAGCGGAAATACCGGTTCGTGTCCTTGTGCCAGAGCAGGAAGAGCAGCAGCAGGCACAGCAGGATCGCGACGATCGAGAGCACCGCGAAGAGCGCCGGCAGACCGAGCCGCACGACCACGGTGGCCGCGAGGATGCCGAACACGGCGGTGGCCGCCAGCGACAGCCGGGCCCACTCGTGGCCCTCGACGAAGAAGGCGATGAGCACCAGCACCAGCAGCGCGAAGACGGCGAAGAACACGATCGCGAGCGGCACGAACGATGGCGCGATGGGGCTGCCCTTGACCGCCTGTACCCCGCCCTCGAGGAGCAGCTTGCGGGCGGCGATGTTGCCCTCGGCCCAGGTGCGGATGACCTCGTCCTGACGCAGCCAGACCAGCAGGGCGGCGAGCCCGGTGACGACGACCAGCGCGAGCAGCACCCGGACGGCGTTGGTCACCGACATCGGCCGCGCAGACGCGGGCGCGCCGGTCGGCTCGCCGGCTGGCTGGTTGGGCGCGGTGGTCATGCATTCCCCCGAATGATCGACAAGGTGGAGCAGGCAGCGATGCCCGGCAGGTTGCAGGAACCAGTGTCGGAACCAGTGACTAGGGTCGCAGCATGGCTAGCGAACACTCCTCCATCACCTCTTTCCGGGCCGAGCATGCACGTCGCGGCGGTGCCGGCGACGTGGTCATTCTCCCTGACAGCGTCCACACCGCCGCACTCGCGGCCCAGGCACTCGGTTGCGAGGTCGGCGCCATCGCCAACAGCCTGCTCTTCGACGCGGGTGGCGCCCCGGTCCTGATCCTCACGTCCGGCGCCCACCGCGTCGACACCCACAAGGTCGCGCCCGCGATCGGCGCCCCGCCACTCAAGCGCGCGAGCGCCGATTTCGTGCGCGCCCACACGGGCCAGGTCATCGGCGGGGTCTCCCCCATCGCCCATCCCGCAGCGGTGCCGACGTGGATCGACTCCTGGCTGCGCCGGTACGACGTCGTGTGGGCCGCCGCCGGCCACCCGGCTGCGGTCTTCTCGACCACGTTCACCGAGCTCGTCTCGATGACCGGCGCGACCGAAATCGACGTCGAGTGAAGGATCAGCCCATGGAGATCTGGCTCAACCCCGCATGCAGCAAGTGCCGCACCGCCGTGGCCGCGCTCGACGAGGCCGGGGTCGAGCACACCGTGCGCCGTTACCTCGACGACGTGCCGACCGTCGACGAGCTCGCCGACGTCGTGGCCCGCCTCGATGTCGAGCCCTGGCACATCGCCCGCGACAAGGAGGCCCGTGACGCGGGCATCGACCTGCCCCGCGAGCCGGCCCACCGCGACGCCTGGCTCGTGGCGCTGGCCGCGCACCCAATCGCCATCCAGCGGCCGATCATCACTGCGGCCGACGGCACGACCGTCGTCGCCCGTGATGCCGAGACGCTCGCGCAGATCATTTCTCACGAGGCGGGGCAACCCGGAGGCCCGGCCACGGCGTAGGAGGGGTGACACCCACCGGTCGACAAGGAGCACACCCTCGATGCGTCGAGACCAACGCGAAGCGGACTTCACGGAGTTCTACCTCGCCCGGCGCGCGGCCCTGCGCCGGACGGCGTACCTCATCGTCCGCGACTGGCACACCGCCGAGGACCTCGTCCAGCAGGCGATGGTCAAGGTGTACGCCGCGTGGCCGCGGGTGCGCTCGCTCTCGGCCGACGCGTTCGCCCGCAAGGTCGTCGTCAACGAGTGCCTCAGCCACCTGCGCAGGCGCCGCGACGTACCCGTCCAAGACCTGCCCGACCGGGCGCTCGTGCCAGACGAAGCGTCGCCTCTCGACGTCGGAGTGGCGCTCGACCTGCTGGCGCCACGGCAGCGGGCGATCATCGCGCTGCGCTTCCTCGACGACCTCTCGGTGGCCGACGTCGCCCACGCTCTCGCCATCACCGAGGGCACAGTCAAGAGCCAGACCGCCAAGGCGCTGGCGACTCTCCGCACCCACCTGCCCTCAATAGGGCTTGTCCCGTCCAGTGCCTTGCCGACGCTGCGTCAGCGAGACAAGCCCCAGTCCATGATCGAGGAGTCCTGATGACCGAGCACGACCTCGCCACCCTGGTCCGCGACCACGTGTCGTCCGACGAGCCCGCCTTCCACCACACCGACGCCGACGTGATCAGCCGCGGCCGCGCCGTCGTCCGCCGACGTCGCGGCCTTGCCGGCCTCGCCGGTGTCGCGGTGCTGACCCTCGCTGCGGTCGCGCTGCCGCAGCTGCGTTCCGACGAGCCGAGCAAGGAGCGCGTCATCGACCCGGCGATCAGCCAGGCCCTCGACACGTACGACGCGGCACAGATGCCGCGGATCATCGACGACCATGCGCGGTCGGTCTTCAGCACCTCGGTGCCCGACCTCGGGCCGGCGAGGTTCGTGGCGTTCGACTCGCAGAGCCAGGAGTTGCCGGAGCGTTACTGGGACAAGGCCAGCGGCCTCTTCACTGGCTACGGCACCGACTCGGAGCACCGGCTCTCGATCAACCTCAGCCACTCCCGCGGCGAGGCCGAGGGTGACCCCGACGCCTTCTGCAGCGACGGTCTCGACGCCGGCTACTACCTCGAGTGCTCGGTCACCCGCACCCCCGACGGCGACGTCGTGATCACCACCCTGAGTGCCATGAGGCCCATGCGCGGCAGCGCCGGCCTGCAGGCCTGGAGCGCCGACTTCATGGGCGTGACCGACGACGAGCTCGACACCATCGATCCCGCCCGGCTGTGGTTCTCCAGCGACGTCAAGGTCATCAAGTCCGAGACGTTCGTGACCTACACCAGCGAGGCTGTGCAGGCCCCCGACCTCGCGACTGCCCGCGAGCGACTCGTCGTACCCACCGGCGACCTCGCGACCGTCGGCCTCGACCCGGCGCTGGTGATGCCCACGCCACCACGCGGTGCGAACGGCTGCTCCCAGTGGACGATGCCGACCAAGGCGATGGGGGATGTCAGCTGCGACGTGGACCGAGATCCGATCGTCGAGTGACCAGCGTTCCTAGACTGTGGGCGTGGACTCACTTCCTCTGGTGTTCTCGAGCGGTTGGGCGAGCGGCATCAACGCCTACCTCGTGGTGCTGGTGCTCGGTGTCTCCGACCGGCTGCACGACGTGAGCCAGATCCCGGACGTCCTGCACCGCTGGGACGTGCTGGCCGCGGCAAGCTTCCTCTACGCGATGGAGTTCGTCGCCGACAAGATCCCGTACGTCGACTCGACGTGGGACGTCATCTCCACTGCGATCCGGCCCACGGTCGGCGCCGTGATCGGCGTGCTCCTCGCGGGTGACGCCACCTCGCTCGACCAGGCGGTCGCCGGCACGGTCGGCGGCGGCACCGCCCTGCTCTCGCACCTGGTGAAGGCCGGCGGACGGCTGGCCATCAACGCCTCTCCCGAACCCGTGTCCAACATCGGCGCGAGCCTCGCCGAGGACGTCGCGGTCTTCGGAGTCATCGCGTTCGCCATCGACAACCCGCAGGCCGCGGCGGCGATCGCTGGCGTGCTGCTGCTGGCCGGGTTGGTACTGCTGGTGGTCATCGGCCGCGCCGTACGACGTGGGTGGCGGCGGTGGAAGAAGCGAGACCCCGCGCCCGCCTAGGGTGACCGCCATGCGCATCGTGGTGATCGGCGGCGGCTTCGGCGGCCTGGCCTCGGCGGCCCGGCTGGCCAAGATCGGCCACCAGGTCACCCTGGTCGAGCAGTCGGCGACTCTCGGCGGCGCGCTGGGCACCCGCACGCAGGACGGCTTCTCGTGGGACGCCGGCCCGAACACGACCCTGATCCCGGCGGTGATCCGCGACCTGTT
This is a stretch of genomic DNA from Nocardioides sp. InS609-2. It encodes these proteins:
- a CDS encoding endonuclease is translated as MERPEGHRPGPRQRQQHQDPLQRQVDAQVGQRWRCRRLNREHVWAKSHGDFGTATGPGTNIHYRRPEDVTVNGARGNLDFDAGGTQNAEAPGNYADGDSWEPRDAVKGVARMIFYISVRYEGDDGFADLEVDDLTRQRFSAPHRQALAHAPVEPAGPARRGGDVTQRHHLRHLPARPEPVHRSPPVGGRDLELNGLRPPCRGG
- a CDS encoding SAV_6107 family HEPN domain-containing protein, producing the protein MSASDVNPYLLPATTHSYLARSAESLQESITAADVPTRYACAHVAALRATAALLAARAHPSPGRRRQKNAWVLLADVAPELAEWATFFAAGASKRAAAEAGSTRAVTEREADDLVRDADRFLGIIESALGLVPHAPLEKRLVVTGGRAGVA
- a CDS encoding DUF6504 family protein, whose translation is MRRYDDPVEVRRGRIGGEPDTAEEGPEQFLWRGRLWKVRSVVAHWVETAPWWQSAGVRAVVGTDDGPGIDAGDTVIDRGADDLLIERELWRVHAGRGSATSDGGGVFDLSFDWSDGRWSLVGCVD
- a CDS encoding YbaK/EbsC family protein; translation: MASEHSSITSFRAEHARRGGAGDVVILPDSVHTAALAAQALGCEVGAIANSLLFDAGGAPVLILTSGAHRVDTHKVAPAIGAPPLKRASADFVRAHTGQVIGGVSPIAHPAAVPTWIDSWLRRYDVVWAAAGHPAAVFSTTFTELVSMTGATEIDVE
- a CDS encoding ArsC/Spx/MgsR family protein; amino-acid sequence: MEIWLNPACSKCRTAVAALDEAGVEHTVRRYLDDVPTVDELADVVARLDVEPWHIARDKEARDAGIDLPREPAHRDAWLVALAAHPIAIQRPIITAADGTTVVARDAETLAQIISHEAGQPGGPATA
- a CDS encoding SigE family RNA polymerase sigma factor translates to MRRDQREADFTEFYLARRAALRRTAYLIVRDWHTAEDLVQQAMVKVYAAWPRVRSLSADAFARKVVVNECLSHLRRRRDVPVQDLPDRALVPDEASPLDVGVALDLLAPRQRAIIALRFLDDLSVADVAHALAITEGTVKSQTAKALATLRTHLPSIGLVPSSALPTLRQRDKPQSMIEES
- a CDS encoding DUF4126 domain-containing protein, which translates into the protein MDSLPLVFSSGWASGINAYLVVLVLGVSDRLHDVSQIPDVLHRWDVLAAASFLYAMEFVADKIPYVDSTWDVISTAIRPTVGAVIGVLLAGDATSLDQAVAGTVGGGTALLSHLVKAGGRLAINASPEPVSNIGASLAEDVAVFGVIAFAIDNPQAAAAIAGVLLLAGLVLLVVIGRAVRRGWRRWKKRDPAPA